The following proteins are encoded in a genomic region of Pseudoxanthomonas suwonensis 11-1:
- the ftsW gene encoding putative lipid II flippase FtsW produces MNDLSRQATRLEAIGGRYDPWLCCAALALGALGVVMVASASIAIAENLGAGPFHYLVRHVMFIAIGAVLAVLAMRTELKLVEKYNQQLLLCCFVLLLLPWLPGLGVSVNGARRWINLGISRFQVVEAVKVIYIVWLASYLVRFRDEVNATWPAMLKPLGVAVLLVGMLLAQPDFGSATLLLGITAGMLVLGGVNLPRMSLPIVLGLPLLVVIAVIEPYRMRRITSFMDPWQDQLGAGYQLSNALMAVGRGEWFGVGLGASVQKLNYLPEAHTDFIFSVIAEELGFIGVCGVIGLYMLLVGRALYIGMKCVEMRRHFAGYIAFGVALWLGMQSFVSIGVNLGLLPTKGLTLPLISSGGSSVMMTCAAIGLLLRVSYELERAERQVARLRPDAVAPVAEPDEPASAPAAPRPAPVRNVVAKTPAKSPGRGTSRVEPTFGGFA; encoded by the coding sequence ATGAACGACCTGTCCCGCCAGGCGACCCGGCTGGAGGCCATCGGAGGCCGCTACGACCCGTGGCTGTGCTGCGCCGCCCTGGCGCTGGGCGCGCTGGGCGTGGTGATGGTCGCCTCGGCCTCGATCGCCATCGCCGAGAACCTGGGCGCGGGACCGTTCCACTACCTGGTCAGGCACGTCATGTTCATCGCCATCGGCGCGGTGCTGGCGGTGCTGGCCATGCGCACCGAGCTGAAGCTGGTGGAGAAGTACAACCAGCAGCTGCTGCTGTGCTGCTTCGTCCTGCTGCTGCTGCCGTGGCTGCCGGGCCTGGGCGTGAGCGTCAATGGCGCGCGCCGCTGGATCAACCTGGGGATCTCGCGCTTCCAGGTGGTCGAGGCGGTCAAGGTCATCTACATCGTGTGGCTGGCCAGCTACCTGGTCCGCTTCCGCGACGAGGTCAACGCCACCTGGCCGGCGATGCTCAAGCCGCTGGGCGTGGCGGTGCTGCTGGTCGGCATGCTGCTGGCGCAGCCGGACTTCGGTTCGGCCACCCTGCTGCTGGGCATCACCGCCGGCATGCTGGTGCTGGGCGGGGTGAACCTGCCGCGCATGTCGCTGCCGATCGTGCTGGGCCTGCCACTGCTGGTGGTGATCGCGGTCATCGAGCCGTACCGCATGCGCCGCATCACCTCGTTCATGGATCCGTGGCAGGACCAGCTCGGCGCCGGCTACCAGCTGTCCAACGCGCTGATGGCGGTGGGTCGCGGCGAGTGGTTCGGCGTGGGCCTGGGTGCCTCGGTGCAGAAGCTCAACTACCTGCCCGAGGCGCACACCGATTTCATCTTCTCGGTGATCGCCGAGGAGCTGGGCTTCATCGGCGTGTGCGGGGTGATCGGCCTGTACATGCTGCTGGTCGGCCGCGCGCTGTACATCGGCATGAAGTGCGTGGAGATGCGCCGCCACTTCGCCGGCTACATCGCCTTCGGCGTGGCCCTGTGGCTGGGCATGCAGAGCTTCGTCTCGATCGGCGTGAACCTGGGCCTGCTGCCGACCAAGGGCCTGACCCTGCCGCTGATCTCCTCCGGCGGCTCCAGCGTGATGATGACCTGCGCGGCGATCGGCCTGCTGCTGCGGGTGTCCTACGAGCTGGAGCGCGCCGAGCGCCAGGTCGCGCGCCTGCGTCCGGATGCCGTGGCGCCGGTCGCGGAGCCGGACGAGCCCGCGTCGGCCCCGGCGGCGCCGCGTCCGGCCCCGGTGCGCAACGTGGTGGCCAAGACCCCGGCCAAGTCCCCCGGCCGCGGCACCTCGCGCGTCGAGCCGACCTTCGGAGGCTTCGCATGA
- the ftsL gene encoding cell division protein FtsL has protein sequence MTRFLVAIVLLATVATGIAVVYERYRHRQLFVELTRLERQRDELNIEFGRLQLEQATWAQANRIDQVARERLGMKFPEADDIVVVRQ, from the coding sequence ATGACCCGCTTCCTGGTCGCCATCGTGCTGCTGGCCACGGTCGCCACAGGCATCGCCGTGGTGTACGAGCGCTACCGCCACCGCCAGCTGTTCGTCGAGCTGACCCGCCTGGAGCGGCAGCGCGACGAGCTCAACATCGAATTCGGCCGGCTCCAGCTCGAACAGGCCACCTGGGCCCAGGCCAACCGCATCGACCAGGTCGCGCGCGAGCGCCTGGGCATGAAGTTCCCCGAGGCCGACGACATCGTGGTGGTGCGCCAATGA
- the mraZ gene encoding division/cell wall cluster transcriptional repressor MraZ, which translates to MFQGETAITVDDKGRVAIPTAYRELVARECGNRLVITYNPFEAGSLYLYPYAEWERVRDSVNKLPSTRMAHRQLQLKLVGAATPVELDGNGRISVPASHRSAVGIEKKAVLLGMGDKFELWSEQAHHAQIRRTLSDEDLSEHMLDLRL; encoded by the coding sequence GTGTTCCAGGGCGAGACCGCCATCACAGTGGACGACAAGGGACGGGTGGCCATTCCCACGGCCTACCGTGAACTCGTCGCGCGCGAATGCGGCAACCGCCTGGTCATCACCTACAACCCGTTCGAAGCCGGCTCGCTCTATCTCTATCCGTACGCGGAGTGGGAGCGGGTGCGCGACTCGGTCAACAAGCTGCCCAGCACCCGCATGGCCCACCGCCAGCTGCAGCTGAAGCTGGTCGGCGCCGCCACCCCGGTGGAGCTGGACGGCAACGGCCGCATCTCGGTCCCCGCCAGCCACCGCAGCGCGGTCGGCATCGAGAAGAAGGCGGTGCTGCTGGGCATGGGCGACAAGTTCGAACTCTGGAGCGAGCAGGCGCACCACGCCCAGATCCGCCGGACCCTGTCCGACGAGGACCTGAGCGAGCACATGCTCGACCTGAGGTTGTGA
- the rsmH gene encoding 16S rRNA (cytosine(1402)-N(4))-methyltransferase RsmH, with product MRTAQPGHPADPSTPAAHLPVLFAEVLDGLRVVPEGRYLDGTFGRGGHARGVLERLGPGGRLLLMDKDPEAIAVAEAGFGSDPRVSIRRGSFTGMAHWDEARDLDGILLDLGVSSPQLDVAERGFSFGKDGPLDMRMDPDSGESAAQWLARADEREIADVLWIYGEEKQSRRIARAIVAARAQEPLTRTAQLANLIGSVVPRGKDRSNPATRSFQAIRIHINRELADLEAGLDAALAALRPGGRLAVISFHSLEDRMVKQFIARHSKAPPANRRLPEASVFVPVLAALGGAIRAGEEELQVNVRARSAVLRVAEKLDGQGGRVA from the coding sequence ATGCGGACTGCGCAGCCCGGCCACCCCGCGGACCCGTCGACGCCGGCGGCGCACCTGCCGGTGCTGTTCGCCGAGGTCCTGGATGGTTTGCGCGTGGTGCCCGAGGGGCGCTACCTGGACGGCACGTTCGGCCGCGGCGGGCATGCGCGCGGCGTGCTGGAACGACTCGGCCCCGGAGGCCGCCTGCTGCTGATGGACAAGGATCCCGAAGCGATCGCGGTGGCCGAGGCCGGTTTCGGCAGCGACCCGCGCGTCTCGATCCGCCGCGGCAGCTTCACCGGCATGGCCCACTGGGACGAGGCACGCGACCTCGACGGCATCCTGCTCGACCTGGGCGTGTCCTCGCCGCAGCTGGACGTGGCCGAGCGCGGCTTCTCCTTCGGCAAGGACGGCCCGCTGGACATGCGCATGGACCCGGACTCGGGCGAGAGCGCGGCGCAGTGGCTGGCCCGCGCCGACGAGCGCGAGATCGCCGACGTGCTGTGGATCTACGGCGAAGAGAAGCAGAGCCGGCGCATCGCCCGGGCGATCGTCGCCGCCCGCGCCCAGGAGCCGCTCACCCGCACCGCGCAGCTGGCCAACCTGATCGGCAGCGTGGTCCCGCGCGGCAAGGACCGCAGCAACCCGGCGACCCGCAGCTTCCAGGCCATCCGCATCCACATCAACCGCGAGCTGGCCGACCTCGAGGCCGGGCTGGACGCGGCACTGGCCGCGCTGCGTCCGGGCGGTCGCCTGGCGGTGATCAGCTTCCACTCGCTGGAAGACCGCATGGTCAAGCAGTTCATCGCCCGCCATTCCAAGGCGCCGCCGGCCAACCGCCGGCTGCCGGAGGCGAGCGTGTTCGTGCCGGTGCTGGCCGCCCTGGGTGGCGCGATCCGCGCCGGCGAGGAAGAGCTGCAGGTGAACGTGCGTGCGCGCAGCGCGGTGCTGCGCGTGGCCGAGAAGCTGGACGGGCAGGGGGGGCGCGTCGCATGA
- a CDS encoding peptidoglycan D,D-transpeptidase FtsI family protein: MSERRPVRNRNRAPFNLRGRMMLVGVALGLCSVALVGRAGWVQLVDAEFYQRQGEARFVREIPIPTSRGMITDRNGEPLAVSTPVESIWANPQELLRYPDRLPELAKALDVPLDQLSTRLSQRADKEFVYLKRRINPDQAKAILAHNVPGVFSQREFRRFYPQGEAMAHVLGFTNIDDRGQEGLELAFDEWLRGKPGAKRVIRDRHGRIVENIDLVRPAEPGKDLVLSIDRRIQFLAYRELRAALEKNNAASGSAVVLDVPTGEVLAMVNLPSYNPNAVSGGNPDSRRNRVVTDLIEPGSTMKPITVAAALSAGKVRPTTRFDTSPGYMGLGRFTIRDHRNYGVLDVTGIITKSSNLGAVMLAQGMDDQYFYDFVRGFGYGSPPRSGFPGEAAGVLRPPARWDGLTKATMSYGYGLSATPLQIAQAYAALGNHGRLTTPTFVKGQINESRQVVAPEIADEVLRMMQTVTEPGGTATQAAILGYHVAGKTGTARQASAGGYARRYTTTFAGLVPASNPRFATVVVINDPQAGSYYAGLVSGPVFRAVMEDALRVMDVPPDDIETWLAAQAKGEAKRQAAVPPLPEAIDDPGAEDPTLPPAMAGAGGLP; encoded by the coding sequence ATGAGCGAGCGCCGCCCGGTCCGCAACCGCAACCGCGCGCCCTTCAACCTGCGTGGCAGGATGATGCTGGTCGGCGTCGCCCTGGGCCTGTGCTCGGTGGCACTGGTCGGCCGCGCGGGGTGGGTGCAGCTGGTGGACGCGGAGTTCTACCAGCGCCAGGGCGAGGCGCGCTTCGTGCGCGAGATCCCGATCCCGACCTCGCGCGGCATGATCACCGACCGCAACGGCGAGCCGCTGGCGGTCTCGACCCCGGTCGAGTCGATCTGGGCCAACCCGCAGGAGCTGCTGCGCTATCCGGACCGCCTGCCGGAACTGGCCAAGGCGCTGGACGTGCCGCTGGACCAGCTCAGCACCCGGCTGTCGCAGCGGGCGGACAAGGAGTTCGTCTACCTCAAGCGCCGCATCAACCCCGACCAGGCCAAGGCGATCCTGGCGCACAACGTGCCGGGCGTGTTCTCGCAGCGCGAGTTCCGCCGCTTCTACCCGCAGGGCGAGGCGATGGCGCACGTGCTCGGGTTCACCAACATCGACGACCGCGGCCAGGAAGGCCTGGAGCTGGCGTTCGACGAGTGGCTGCGCGGCAAGCCCGGCGCCAAGCGCGTGATCCGCGACCGCCACGGCCGCATCGTCGAGAACATCGACCTGGTGCGTCCGGCCGAGCCGGGCAAGGACCTGGTGCTGAGCATCGACCGCCGCATCCAGTTCCTGGCCTACCGCGAGCTGCGCGCCGCGCTGGAGAAGAACAACGCCGCCAGCGGTTCGGCGGTGGTGCTGGACGTGCCGACCGGCGAAGTGCTGGCGATGGTCAACCTGCCCAGCTACAACCCCAATGCGGTCAGCGGCGGCAACCCGGACAGCCGCCGCAACCGCGTGGTCACCGACCTGATCGAGCCAGGCTCGACCATGAAGCCGATCACCGTCGCCGCGGCGCTGAGCGCGGGCAAGGTGCGGCCGACCACCAGGTTCGACACCAGCCCGGGCTACATGGGCCTGGGCCGCTTCACCATCCGCGACCACCGCAACTACGGCGTGCTGGACGTCACCGGCATCATCACCAAGAGCTCGAACCTGGGCGCGGTGATGCTGGCCCAGGGGATGGACGACCAGTACTTCTACGACTTCGTCCGCGGCTTCGGCTACGGCAGCCCGCCGCGCAGCGGCTTCCCGGGCGAGGCCGCCGGCGTGCTGCGTCCGCCGGCGCGCTGGGACGGCCTGACCAAGGCGACCATGTCCTACGGCTACGGCCTGTCGGCCACGCCGCTGCAGATCGCGCAGGCGTACGCGGCGCTGGGCAACCACGGCCGGCTGACCACCCCGACCTTCGTCAAGGGCCAGATCAACGAGTCGCGCCAGGTCGTGGCCCCGGAGATCGCCGACGAGGTGCTGCGCATGATGCAGACCGTGACCGAGCCGGGCGGCACCGCTACCCAGGCCGCGATCCTCGGCTACCACGTCGCGGGCAAGACCGGCACCGCGCGCCAGGCTTCGGCCGGCGGCTACGCGCGACGCTACACCACCACCTTCGCCGGCCTGGTGCCCGCGTCCAACCCGCGCTTCGCCACCGTGGTGGTGATCAACGACCCGCAGGCCGGCTCGTACTACGCCGGCCTGGTGTCCGGCCCGGTGTTCCGCGCGGTGATGGAAGACGCGCTGCGGGTGATGGACGTGCCGCCGGACGACATCGAGACCTGGCTGGCCGCCCAGGCCAAGGGCGAGGCCAAGCGCCAGGCGGCAGTGCCGCCGCTGCCGGAAGCGATCGACGATCCGGGCGCCGAGGATCCGACCCTGCCGCCGGCGATGGCCGGCGCGGGAGGCCTGCCATGA
- a CDS encoding UDP-N-acetylmuramoyl-tripeptide--D-alanyl-D-alanine ligase — protein MKRTPLSLLAHWAGGELHGPDVAVDAIAHDTRALSAGSLYLALRGERFDGHDFAADALARGAVALLVERLLDVDAPQLLVEDSELALARIAAGMQRGRDAKVVAITGSNGKTSVKALVLSVLQQAGQAYANPGNRNNEIGLPLAVIDAPEDADFAIYEMGAGKPGDIAYLTDIARPDVSLVNNIAAAHLERMGDLLGVATTKGAIYAALPAGGTAVVNADDAFGAWFEQEVVRPAGTGRQLLRFGLDASAEVTARDVQAGAEGSRFVLVTPQGEAAIELALPGRHNVRNALAAAAIGLACGVSLAAIAAGLGQARPVAGRQVAHGLPGGVVLVDDSYNANPGSVAAAIDALAASGDEAWLVLGDMRELGPEAATLHADAGLRARQAGLARLYALGELSAHAARAFGDEGRHFDSHQALAAALAADLAARAPADAAGAEGRRLRVLVKGSRGSAMDRIVNALLAQGDATHAA, from the coding sequence ATGAAGCGCACCCCGCTGTCGCTGCTCGCGCACTGGGCTGGCGGCGAGCTGCACGGCCCGGACGTGGCGGTGGACGCCATCGCCCATGACACCCGCGCGCTGTCCGCGGGCAGCCTGTACCTGGCCCTGCGCGGCGAGCGTTTCGACGGCCACGACTTCGCCGCCGACGCGCTGGCGCGCGGCGCGGTCGCGCTGCTGGTCGAGCGCCTGCTGGACGTGGACGCACCGCAGCTGCTGGTGGAGGACAGCGAACTCGCCCTGGCGCGCATCGCCGCCGGCATGCAGCGCGGCCGCGACGCGAAGGTGGTGGCGATCACCGGCAGCAACGGCAAGACCAGCGTGAAGGCCCTGGTGCTGTCGGTCCTGCAGCAGGCCGGCCAGGCCTATGCCAACCCGGGCAACCGCAACAACGAGATCGGCCTGCCGCTGGCGGTGATCGACGCCCCCGAGGACGCGGACTTCGCGATCTACGAGATGGGCGCCGGCAAGCCGGGCGACATCGCCTACCTGACCGACATCGCCCGTCCGGACGTGTCGCTGGTCAACAACATCGCCGCCGCCCACCTGGAGCGGATGGGCGACCTGCTCGGCGTGGCCACCACCAAGGGCGCGATCTACGCCGCGCTGCCGGCCGGTGGCACCGCCGTGGTCAATGCCGACGACGCCTTCGGTGCGTGGTTCGAGCAGGAGGTGGTGCGCCCCGCCGGGACCGGCCGCCAGCTGCTGCGCTTCGGCCTGGATGCCAGCGCCGAGGTCACCGCGCGCGACGTGCAGGCCGGTGCCGAAGGCAGCCGTTTCGTGCTGGTCACGCCACAGGGCGAGGCCGCGATCGAGCTGGCGCTGCCGGGCCGCCACAACGTGCGCAACGCGCTGGCCGCCGCCGCGATCGGCCTGGCCTGCGGCGTGTCGCTGGCGGCCATCGCCGCGGGCCTGGGCCAGGCGCGCCCGGTCGCCGGACGCCAGGTCGCGCACGGCCTGCCGGGCGGGGTGGTGCTGGTGGACGACAGCTACAACGCCAATCCCGGTTCGGTGGCCGCGGCGATCGATGCCCTGGCCGCCAGCGGCGACGAGGCCTGGCTGGTGCTGGGCGACATGCGCGAACTGGGCCCGGAGGCCGCGACCCTGCACGCCGACGCCGGCCTGCGCGCGCGCCAGGCCGGGCTCGCGCGGCTGTACGCGCTGGGCGAACTGAGCGCGCATGCCGCGCGCGCCTTCGGCGACGAAGGCCGCCATTTCGACAGCCACCAGGCGCTCGCGGCGGCCCTCGCCGCGGACCTGGCGGCACGCGCGCCGGCGGATGCGGCCGGCGCGGAAGGACGGCGCCTGCGGGTGCTGGTGAAAGGGTCGCGTGGCAGCGCGATGGACCGGATCGTGAACGCGCTGCTGGCGCAGGGAGACGCTACGCATGCTGCTTGA
- a CDS encoding UDP-N-acetylmuramoyl-L-alanyl-D-glutamate--2,6-diaminopimelate ligase — MSRSMPLSRLLPDVALPRDIAVSGLVMDSREVKPGDAFVAIAGFGTHGLAFAEQARQAGAVAILFEPPAPAEYPAPADAIAVPGLRSRLGAMADLFHGHPSHAMTMVGVTGTNGKTSTVQLLAQAWHLRGLRGGSIGTLGAGLHGEVRPTGFTTPLVLSMHALLGGLRDAGAEAVAMEVSSHALDQGRVDGVHYDVAVFTNLTRDHLDYHGDMASYGEAKARLFLREGLRSAVLNLDDEFGRVLAGRLAEGVRLVGVSSRGQEGAALQARGLQFDARGIAFELSDGVESHPVRSPLLGRFNVDNLLAVGGVLHALGDSVACVAAILSRLQPVAGRMNRLGGDGERPLVVVDYAHTPDALEQALASLRAHAGARLTCVFGCGGERDRGKRPMMARIAEQHADRVVVTDDNPRGEDGDAIVAGIMAGFAAPEAVQVERDRALAIARAIARSGAQDVVLVAGKGHEPYQEIAGVRHPFDDTEVARAALDAWTATEVQA; from the coding sequence ATGAGCCGCTCGATGCCGCTTTCCCGCCTGCTGCCCGACGTCGCGCTGCCGCGCGACATCGCCGTTTCCGGGCTGGTGATGGATTCCCGCGAGGTGAAGCCGGGCGATGCCTTCGTGGCCATCGCCGGGTTCGGCACCCATGGCCTGGCCTTCGCCGAGCAGGCGCGCCAGGCCGGCGCCGTGGCGATCCTGTTCGAACCGCCGGCCCCGGCCGAGTACCCGGCGCCGGCGGACGCCATCGCCGTGCCCGGGTTGCGTTCGCGCCTGGGCGCGATGGCCGACCTGTTCCACGGCCATCCCTCGCACGCGATGACGATGGTTGGCGTCACCGGCACCAACGGCAAGACCTCGACCGTGCAGCTGCTGGCCCAGGCCTGGCACCTGCGCGGACTGCGCGGCGGCAGCATCGGCACGCTCGGCGCCGGCCTGCACGGCGAGGTGCGCCCGACCGGTTTCACCACCCCGCTGGTGCTGAGCATGCATGCGCTGCTGGGCGGGCTGCGCGACGCCGGCGCCGAGGCGGTGGCGATGGAAGTCAGCTCGCACGCCCTGGACCAGGGCCGGGTCGACGGCGTGCACTACGACGTGGCGGTGTTCACCAACCTCACCCGCGACCACCTCGACTACCACGGCGACATGGCCAGCTACGGCGAGGCCAAGGCCAGGCTGTTCCTGCGCGAGGGGCTCCGCTCCGCGGTGCTGAACCTGGATGACGAATTCGGCCGCGTACTGGCCGGGCGCCTGGCGGAAGGCGTGCGCCTGGTCGGGGTCAGCTCGCGCGGCCAGGAAGGCGCCGCCCTGCAGGCGCGCGGGCTGCAGTTCGACGCGCGCGGCATCGCCTTCGAGCTGTCCGATGGGGTCGAATCCCATCCGGTGCGCTCGCCGCTGCTGGGCCGTTTCAATGTCGACAACCTGCTGGCGGTGGGCGGCGTGCTGCATGCGCTGGGCGACAGCGTGGCCTGCGTGGCCGCGATCCTGTCGCGCCTGCAGCCGGTGGCCGGGCGCATGAACCGCCTCGGCGGCGACGGCGAGCGCCCGCTGGTGGTGGTCGACTACGCCCATACCCCGGACGCGCTGGAGCAGGCGCTGGCCAGCCTGCGCGCCCATGCCGGCGCGCGCCTGACCTGCGTGTTCGGCTGCGGCGGCGAGCGCGACCGCGGCAAGCGCCCGATGATGGCGCGCATCGCCGAGCAGCATGCCGACCGGGTCGTGGTCACCGACGACAACCCGCGTGGCGAGGATGGCGATGCCATCGTCGCCGGGATCATGGCCGGCTTCGCCGCGCCCGAAGCGGTGCAGGTGGAGCGCGACCGTGCGCTGGCCATCGCCCGCGCCATCGCCCGCTCCGGCGCGCAGGACGTGGTCCTGGTCGCCGGCAAGGGCCACGAGCCTTACCAGGAGATCGCCGGCGTGCGGCATCCCTTCGACGACACCGAGGTGGCACGTGCCGCCCTGGATGCGTGGACCGCGACGGAGGTGCAGGCATGA
- the murG gene encoding undecaprenyldiphospho-muramoylpentapeptide beta-N-acetylglucosaminyltransferase has translation MSRAARDANQVRPVMLMAGGTGGHIFPALAVAHELRAMGVPVVWLGAAGAMETRLVPQHGIEIDTLPVAGVRGKGGATLLAAPLRLLRAVRAASAVLRRRRPRAVIGFGGFASGPGGLAARLAGVPLLVHEQNRAPGMTNRVLARISRRTLSGFPGAFAREEVVGNPVREVIAALPPPQQRLAGRSGPLRLLVLGGSQGARALNQAVPAALAALGGADIEVRHQCGERLREEAHASYAAAGVQASVEAFITDMAVAYAWADLVVCRSGASTLAELCAAGIGSVLVPFAAAVDDHQTRNAEYLVEHGAALLFQQGEGLAAKLEQALRELAADPSRRMAMAVAARGLARPDAARHIARIVLDEALPSPDSPGVSP, from the coding sequence ATGAGCCGCGCCGCACGCGACGCCAACCAGGTGCGCCCGGTGATGCTGATGGCCGGCGGCACCGGCGGCCACATCTTCCCGGCGCTTGCCGTGGCCCACGAGCTGCGCGCCATGGGCGTGCCGGTGGTGTGGCTGGGCGCTGCCGGCGCCATGGAAACCCGGCTGGTGCCGCAGCACGGGATCGAGATCGACACCCTGCCGGTGGCCGGCGTGCGCGGGAAGGGCGGTGCCACCCTGCTGGCCGCGCCACTGCGCCTGCTGCGAGCGGTGCGTGCCGCCAGCGCGGTGCTGCGCCGGCGCCGTCCGCGCGCGGTGATCGGCTTTGGCGGCTTCGCCTCCGGCCCCGGCGGCCTGGCCGCGCGCCTGGCCGGCGTGCCGCTGCTGGTGCACGAGCAGAACCGCGCGCCGGGCATGACCAACCGCGTGCTGGCGCGCATCTCCCGGCGCACCCTGTCCGGCTTCCCCGGCGCCTTCGCGCGCGAGGAAGTGGTCGGCAATCCGGTGCGCGAGGTGATCGCCGCGCTGCCGCCGCCGCAGCAGCGCCTGGCTGGTCGCAGCGGTCCGCTGCGCCTGCTGGTGCTGGGCGGCAGCCAGGGCGCGCGCGCGCTGAACCAGGCGGTGCCGGCTGCGCTCGCCGCGCTCGGCGGCGCGGACATCGAAGTGCGCCACCAGTGCGGCGAGCGCCTGCGCGAGGAGGCCCATGCCTCCTACGCCGCGGCCGGAGTGCAGGCCAGCGTCGAGGCATTCATCACCGACATGGCCGTGGCCTATGCGTGGGCCGACCTGGTGGTGTGCCGTTCCGGCGCCTCGACCCTGGCCGAGCTGTGCGCCGCCGGCATCGGCAGCGTGCTGGTGCCGTTCGCCGCCGCGGTCGACGACCACCAGACCCGCAACGCCGAGTACCTGGTCGAGCACGGCGCCGCGCTGCTGTTCCAGCAGGGCGAGGGGCTGGCCGCGAAGCTGGAGCAGGCGCTGCGCGAACTGGCCGCCGATCCGTCGCGGCGCATGGCGATGGCCGTGGCCGCGCGTGGCCTGGCGCGCCCGGATGCCGCCCGCCACATCGCCCGGATCGTCCTCGACGAAGCCCTTCCTTCCCCCGATTCCCCTGGAGTTTCCCCATGA
- the mraY gene encoding phospho-N-acetylmuramoyl-pentapeptide-transferase — protein sequence MLLELARWLQGLENFFGLFAYLTFRGILAALTALFLSLWLGPAVIRRLGQLKGGQPIRKDGPQSHFSKAGTPTMGGALILITVMLSVLLWGDLRNKYVWTVLLVMLCFGAIGWYDDWIKIVKRDPNGLKSRWKYLLQSIFGLAAGLYLYLYLYADVPAATTFYVPLFKSIALPLVGISFVAIAYFWIVGFSNAVNLTDGLDGLAIMPTVLVAVALGVFAYASGHAVFANYLQIPQVPGAGELVIICAAIAGAGLGFLWFNTYPAMVFMGDIGALALGAVLGTIAVIVRQELVLVVMGGIFVIETLSVMIQVASFKLTGKRVFRMAPIHHHFELKGWPEPRVIVRFWIISVVLVLVGLATLKVR from the coding sequence ATGCTGCTTGAACTGGCGCGCTGGCTGCAGGGACTGGAGAACTTCTTCGGGCTGTTCGCCTATCTGACTTTCCGCGGCATCCTCGCCGCGCTGACGGCGCTGTTCCTGTCGCTGTGGCTGGGCCCGGCGGTGATCCGCCGCCTCGGCCAGCTCAAGGGCGGCCAGCCGATCCGCAAGGACGGCCCGCAGTCGCACTTCTCCAAGGCCGGCACCCCGACCATGGGCGGCGCCCTGATCCTGATCACGGTGATGCTGTCGGTCCTGCTGTGGGGCGACCTGCGCAACAAGTACGTGTGGACCGTGCTGCTGGTGATGCTGTGCTTCGGCGCGATCGGCTGGTACGACGACTGGATCAAGATCGTCAAGCGCGATCCCAACGGCCTGAAGTCGCGCTGGAAGTACCTGCTGCAGTCGATCTTCGGCCTGGCCGCCGGCCTGTACCTGTACCTGTACCTGTACGCCGACGTGCCGGCGGCCACGACCTTCTACGTGCCGCTGTTCAAGTCGATCGCGCTGCCGCTGGTCGGCATCTCGTTCGTGGCCATCGCCTACTTCTGGATCGTCGGCTTCTCCAACGCGGTGAACCTGACCGACGGCCTGGACGGGCTGGCGATCATGCCCACCGTGCTGGTGGCCGTGGCCCTGGGCGTGTTCGCCTACGCCTCCGGCCACGCCGTGTTCGCCAACTACCTGCAGATCCCGCAGGTGCCGGGCGCGGGCGAGCTGGTGATCATCTGCGCGGCCATCGCCGGCGCGGGCCTGGGCTTCCTGTGGTTCAACACCTACCCGGCGATGGTGTTCATGGGCGACATCGGCGCGCTGGCGCTGGGCGCCGTGCTCGGGACCATCGCGGTGATTGTGCGCCAGGAACTGGTGCTGGTGGTGATGGGCGGCATCTTCGTCATCGAGACCCTGTCGGTGATGATCCAGGTCGCCAGCTTCAAGCTCACCGGCAAGCGCGTGTTCCGGATGGCGCCCATCCACCACCACTTCGAGCTCAAGGGCTGGCCGGAGCCGCGCGTGATCGTGCGCTTCTGGATCATCTCGGTGGTGCTGGTCCTGGTCGGCCTGGCGACGCTGAAGGTGCGCTGA